In the genome of Cyanobacteriota bacterium, one region contains:
- the pdeM gene encoding ligase-associated DNA damage response endonuclease PdeM — MTIITHKGTSLHLLPEKAIYLEQFRTLLVADVHLGKSEAFQARGIPIPSDVNDQTLDRLRALCMTHPVEQLIILGDLFHSRAALNTGVMAAWSAFLQAIAIDVILIVGNHDRPLVKALASLPITYHLGDWRLDSLLLSHDPHPSPSYLNLCGHIHPCLRLKTGTDSLRLPCFHFDRCRNVLALPAFGEFTGGYEISLASKDVAYVVADYQVVEITSQVHRHRYRLGQG; from the coding sequence ATGACGATAATTACCCACAAGGGCACTAGCCTGCATCTGTTGCCAGAAAAAGCGATCTATCTAGAACAATTCCGTACCTTGCTAGTGGCTGATGTGCATCTGGGCAAATCTGAAGCCTTTCAAGCCAGAGGAATTCCCATTCCTAGTGATGTCAACGATCAGACTCTTGATCGCCTACGGGCACTGTGTATGACTCATCCAGTAGAGCAGTTGATAATTTTGGGGGATTTGTTTCACTCTCGTGCTGCCCTTAATACTGGAGTTATGGCAGCTTGGTCAGCATTTCTGCAAGCAATCGCCATCGACGTAATCTTGATTGTAGGCAACCACGATCGTCCCCTAGTCAAGGCACTGGCTTCCTTGCCTATCACCTATCATCTGGGTGACTGGCGACTAGACTCCTTACTCCTTAGCCACGATCCCCATCCTAGTCCTAGCTATCTCAACCTGTGTGGACACATCCATCCTTGCCTGCGGCTTAAGACTGGCACAGATAGCCTGCGTCTGCCTTGCTTCCACTTTGATCGCTGCCGGAATGTTCTAGCCCTCCCTGCCTTTGGTGAGTTTACAGGCGGCTACGAGATTTCCCTCGCTAGCAAGGATGTTGCCTATGTCGTTGCTGACTATCAGGTTGTGGAAATTACATCTCAGGTTCATCGCCATAGGTATAGGTTAGGGCAAGGCTAG